A region from the Stutzerimonas stutzeri genome encodes:
- the betI gene encoding transcriptional regulator BetI: MPKVGMQPIRRKQLIHATLAAVDQVGMSDASISMIARLAGVSNGIIAHYFQDKNGLLEATMRHLMKALNQAVRIRREALADDSPRAHLKAIIEGNFDDSQVNGPAMKTWLAFWAFSMHQPSLHRLQRINDHRLYSNLCCEFRRVLPKEQARSAARGMSALIDGLWLRGALASNEFDIEQALQLAYDYLDQLLTKQVH; this comes from the coding sequence ATGCCCAAGGTTGGAATGCAGCCCATCCGACGCAAGCAACTGATCCACGCCACCCTGGCGGCCGTGGACCAGGTCGGAATGAGCGATGCCAGCATCTCCATGATTGCCCGCCTGGCGGGCGTCTCGAACGGCATCATCGCTCACTATTTCCAGGACAAGAACGGCCTGCTCGAGGCCACCATGCGGCACCTGATGAAGGCGCTGAACCAGGCCGTTCGCATACGCCGCGAGGCGCTTGCCGATGACAGTCCGCGCGCGCACCTGAAGGCGATCATCGAGGGCAACTTCGACGACAGCCAGGTGAACGGTCCCGCGATGAAAACCTGGTTGGCGTTCTGGGCGTTCAGCATGCATCAGCCCTCCCTGCACCGGTTGCAGCGGATCAACGATCACCGCCTGTATTCCAATCTCTGCTGCGAGTTCCGCCGCGTTCTGCCGAAGGAGCAAGCACGCTCGGCCGCGCGCGGAATGTCAGCGCTGATCGACGGCCTGTGGCTGCGCGGCGCACTGGCCAGCAATGAATTCGATATCGAGCAGGCGCTGCAACTGGCCTACGACTACCTGGATCAGCTCCTGACCAAGCAGGTGCACTGA
- a CDS encoding ABC transporter permease: MSKDLDLGSWVNDVVQHLLENYSGAFDSLGSVVSGFSEGVEALLMLPPAWLLIAIFVGLGLWRIGARFAAFTAVSFILIVLTGFWEQTVVTLGLTFSATLISLLLGIPLGIWSARSERVATITRPILDFMQTMPAFVYLIPAAMLFGLGRVPGIIATVIFAMPPAVRLTNLGIRQVNKEIVEAGQSFGCNSRQLLFKVQLPNAMPSIMAGVNQTIMMALSMVIIASMVGAGGLGNDVLASIQRLDIGLGFESGMAVVLLAIILDRITESFGTAKRATQKATWYTWVTTKLRPQGQ; the protein is encoded by the coding sequence ATGAGCAAAGATCTCGATCTGGGGAGCTGGGTCAACGACGTCGTCCAGCATCTGCTGGAGAACTACAGCGGCGCCTTCGACAGCCTCGGCAGCGTGGTCAGCGGATTCTCCGAAGGCGTCGAAGCGTTGCTGATGCTGCCGCCGGCCTGGCTGCTCATCGCCATCTTCGTCGGCCTCGGCTTGTGGCGCATAGGCGCCCGGTTCGCCGCCTTCACCGCGGTGTCCTTCATTCTCATCGTGCTCACCGGTTTCTGGGAACAGACCGTGGTGACCCTCGGCCTGACCTTCTCCGCCACACTGATCAGCCTGCTGCTGGGAATTCCGCTGGGCATCTGGTCGGCGCGCAGTGAGCGGGTCGCCACCATCACCCGCCCGATTCTGGACTTCATGCAGACCATGCCGGCGTTCGTCTACCTGATCCCGGCCGCGATGCTGTTCGGCCTCGGCCGCGTGCCCGGCATCATCGCCACGGTGATCTTCGCCATGCCGCCGGCGGTACGCCTGACCAACCTTGGCATCCGTCAGGTCAACAAGGAGATCGTCGAAGCCGGCCAGTCGTTCGGCTGCAACAGCCGGCAGCTGCTGTTCAAGGTCCAGTTGCCCAACGCCATGCCGTCGATCATGGCCGGGGTCAACCAGACCATCATGATGGCGCTGTCAATGGTGATCATCGCCTCGATGGTCGGCGCCGGCGGCCTGGGCAACGACGTGTTGGCCAGTATCCAGCGGCTGGACATCGGCCTCGGCTTCGAAAGCGGCATGGCCGTGGTGCTGCTGGCGATCATCCTCGACCGCATCACCGAGAGTTTCGGCACCGCCAAGCGGGCCACGCAGAAAGCGACCTGGTACACCTGGGTGACCACCAAGCTCAGGCCGCAGGGCCAGTAA
- the betA gene encoding choline dehydrogenase, with protein sequence MEYDYIIIGAGSAGNVLATRLTEDADVSVLLLEAGGPDYRMDFRTQMPAALAFPLQGRRYNWAYETDPEPHMNNRRMECGRGKGLGGSSLINGMCYIRGNAMDYDGWAKAPGLEDWTYLDCLPYFRKAETRDIGPNDYHGGDGPVSVTTPKPGNNPLFRAMIEAGVQAGYPETDDLNGYRQEGFGPMDRTVTPKGRRASTARGYLDMARGRPNLTIVTHALTDRILFSGKRAIGAAYLHGNSDTPVTVHARREVLLCSGAIASPQILQRSGVGPGALLRELGIPIVHDLPGVGANLQDHLEMYLQYACKQPVSLYPALQLHNQPLIGAEWLFMGKGIGASNQFEAGGFIRSRAEFEWPNIQYHFLPVAINYNGSNAVKEHGFQAHVGSMRSPSRGRVHARSRDPRQHPSILFNYMSCEQDWQEFRDGIRITREIMAQSALDPYRGRELSPGADVQSDAELDEFVRQHAETAFHPSCSCKMGEDDMAVVDGQGRVHGLDGLRVIDASIMPLITTGNLNAPTIMMAEKLADRIRGRTPLPRSTAPYYVAGNAPARNAAPAQPVGAHMAESV encoded by the coding sequence ATGGAATACGACTACATCATCATCGGCGCCGGTTCGGCCGGTAACGTGCTAGCGACTCGCCTGACCGAGGACGCTGATGTCAGCGTGCTGCTGCTCGAAGCCGGGGGCCCCGACTACCGGATGGACTTCCGTACCCAGATGCCCGCCGCGCTCGCCTTTCCGCTGCAGGGTCGGCGCTATAACTGGGCCTACGAGACCGACCCCGAACCGCATATGAACAACCGCCGCATGGAGTGCGGCCGGGGCAAGGGCCTGGGTGGCTCCTCGCTGATCAACGGCATGTGCTACATCCGTGGCAATGCCATGGACTACGACGGCTGGGCCAAGGCGCCCGGCCTGGAAGACTGGACCTATCTCGACTGCCTGCCCTACTTCCGCAAGGCCGAAACCCGCGACATCGGCCCCAACGACTACCACGGCGGCGACGGCCCGGTGAGCGTGACCACGCCCAAGCCGGGCAATAATCCGCTGTTCCGCGCCATGATCGAGGCCGGTGTGCAGGCCGGCTACCCGGAAACCGACGACCTCAACGGCTATCGCCAGGAAGGCTTCGGCCCGATGGATCGCACGGTCACGCCCAAGGGCCGTCGCGCCAGCACCGCGCGCGGCTATCTGGACATGGCCCGGGGCCGGCCGAACCTGACCATCGTGACCCACGCACTGACCGATCGCATCCTGTTCAGCGGCAAGCGGGCCATCGGCGCGGCTTATCTGCACGGCAACAGCGATACGCCGGTAACTGTCCATGCCCGCCGCGAAGTGCTGCTATGCAGCGGCGCCATCGCTTCGCCACAGATCCTGCAACGCTCGGGCGTCGGTCCGGGCGCGCTGCTGCGCGAACTCGGCATTCCGATCGTCCATGATCTTCCGGGTGTCGGCGCCAACCTGCAGGACCACCTGGAGATGTACCTGCAATACGCGTGTAAGCAGCCGGTCTCGCTCTACCCCGCCCTGCAGCTACACAACCAGCCGCTGATCGGTGCCGAGTGGCTGTTCATGGGCAAGGGGATCGGCGCCAGCAACCAGTTCGAGGCGGGCGGATTCATTCGCTCGCGCGCCGAGTTCGAATGGCCGAACATCCAGTACCACTTCCTGCCGGTGGCGATCAATTACAACGGCAGCAACGCGGTGAAGGAACACGGCTTCCAGGCCCACGTCGGCTCCATGCGCTCGCCCAGCCGCGGGCGTGTGCATGCCCGCTCGCGGGACCCGCGCCAGCATCCGAGCATCCTGTTCAACTACATGTCCTGCGAACAGGACTGGCAGGAGTTCCGCGACGGGATCCGGATCACCCGGGAAATCATGGCGCAATCGGCCCTGGATCCTTATCGCGGCCGCGAGCTGAGCCCCGGCGCTGACGTGCAAAGCGATGCCGAGCTGGACGAGTTCGTCCGCCAACACGCCGAAACCGCGTTCCATCCCTCCTGCTCCTGCAAGATGGGCGAGGACGACATGGCGGTGGTCGACGGCCAGGGCCGGGTACACGGGCTGGACGGATTGCGGGTGATCGATGCCTCGATCATGCCCCTGATCACCACCGGCAACCTCAACGCACCGACCATCATGATGGCCGAGAAGCTCGCCGACCGGATTCGCGGGCGCACACCATTGCCGCGCAGCACCGCGCCCTACTACGTCGCCGGAAACGCCCCGGCACGCAACGCGGCGCCGGCACAGCCGGTTGGTGCGCACATGGCAGAGAGCGTTTAG
- the betB gene encoding betaine-aldehyde dehydrogenase, with amino-acid sequence MPRFEQQKLYIDGRYVDATSGDTFETVNPATGEVLAELQRASSEDVDKAVASAAAGQNIWAAMTAMQRSRILRRAVDILRERNDELAELETLDTGKPLAETRAVDIVTGADVLEYYAGLIPAIEGEQIPLRDTSFVYTRREPLGVVAGIGAWNYPIQIALWKSAPALAAGNAMIFKPSEMTSLSALKLAEIYTEAGVPDGVFNVLTGSGREVGTCLTEHPGIAKISFTGGTSTGKKVMASASSSSLKDVTMELGGKSPLIIFEDANLNRAADIAVMANFFSSGQVCTNGTRVFIHRSLQARFEAKVLERIKRIRLGDPLDEQTNFGPLVGFAHMDNVLDYIESGRAEGARLLCGGTRVTEGEYAKGAYVAPTVFSDCRDDMRIVREEIFGPVMSILVFDDEAEVIRRANDTDYGLAAGVVTNDLARAHRVIHRLEAGICWINTWGESPAEMPVGGYKQSGVGRENGLMTLTHYTRTKSIQVELGDFASVF; translated from the coding sequence ATGCCCCGTTTCGAGCAACAGAAACTCTACATCGACGGCCGCTATGTCGACGCGACCAGCGGCGACACCTTCGAGACCGTCAATCCGGCGACCGGTGAAGTACTCGCCGAACTGCAGCGCGCCTCGTCAGAGGATGTCGACAAGGCCGTGGCCAGCGCCGCCGCCGGGCAGAATATCTGGGCCGCCATGACGGCCATGCAGCGCTCGCGCATCCTTCGCCGCGCGGTGGATATCCTGCGCGAGCGCAACGACGAACTGGCCGAGCTGGAAACCCTCGACACCGGCAAGCCGCTGGCCGAGACCCGCGCCGTGGACATCGTCACCGGTGCCGATGTGCTCGAGTATTACGCAGGGCTGATCCCGGCCATCGAAGGCGAGCAGATCCCGTTGCGCGACACCAGCTTCGTCTATACCCGCCGCGAGCCGCTGGGTGTGGTGGCGGGTATCGGCGCCTGGAACTACCCGATCCAGATCGCCCTGTGGAAATCCGCGCCAGCCCTGGCAGCCGGCAACGCCATGATCTTCAAACCCAGTGAGATGACCTCGCTGAGCGCGCTGAAGCTGGCCGAGATCTATACCGAGGCAGGCGTACCGGACGGCGTGTTCAACGTACTCACCGGCAGCGGCCGAGAAGTCGGCACCTGCCTCACCGAGCACCCGGGCATCGCGAAGATCTCCTTCACCGGCGGCACCAGCACCGGCAAGAAGGTCATGGCCAGTGCGTCCAGCTCGTCGCTCAAGGACGTGACCATGGAGCTGGGCGGCAAGTCGCCGCTGATCATCTTCGAGGACGCCAATCTCAACCGTGCCGCGGACATCGCGGTCATGGCCAACTTCTTCAGTTCCGGCCAGGTCTGCACCAACGGCACCCGCGTGTTCATCCATCGTTCGCTGCAGGCGCGCTTCGAAGCCAAGGTGCTCGAACGCATCAAGCGCATCCGCCTGGGCGACCCGCTGGACGAGCAGACCAACTTCGGTCCGCTGGTGGGCTTCGCGCACATGGACAACGTGCTTGATTACATCGAGTCGGGCCGGGCCGAAGGTGCACGCCTGCTCTGCGGCGGAACGCGGGTGACCGAGGGCGAGTACGCCAAGGGCGCCTATGTCGCGCCGACCGTGTTCAGCGACTGCCGTGACGACATGCGCATCGTGCGCGAAGAGATCTTCGGTCCGGTGATGAGCATCCTGGTCTTCGATGACGAAGCGGAAGTCATCCGCCGCGCCAACGACACCGACTACGGCCTCGCCGCAGGGGTGGTGACCAACGACCTGGCCCGCGCTCACCGCGTGATTCACCGCCTGGAAGCGGGCATCTGCTGGATCAATACCTGGGGCGAATCGCCAGCCGAAATGCCGGTCGGCGGCTACAAGCAATCCGGTGTGGGCCGCGAAAACGGGCTGATGACCCTGACGCATTACACCCGGACCAAATCGATCCAGGTCGAGCTGGGCGATTTCGCCTCGGTTTTCTAA
- a CDS encoding glycine betaine ABC transporter substrate-binding protein yields MSLFKHLLCGLGAATMALGMASSMAADKPELKIGYVNGWDDSVAATHVAGEILESKLGYSVKLQPVEPAIMWQGVARGDLDATLSAWLPATHGEYFEKLKDKVVVLGTNYEGAKIGLIVPDYVEAKSIEDLNKYSKAFDGKITGIDAGAGVMRRTEDAIKQYNLDIRLMPSSGPAMTTALTRAEKAQKPIVVTGWIPHWMFAKWKLRFLEDPKKVFGDDEHVDTVANPGLASKAPEAEAFLKKFSWGAEEVGEVMLAIRDGAKPDDAAREWVKNHPERVAGWLE; encoded by the coding sequence ATGAGTCTATTCAAGCACCTTCTTTGTGGCCTCGGCGCCGCCACCATGGCGCTCGGCATGGCCAGCAGCATGGCGGCGGACAAGCCCGAGCTGAAGATCGGCTACGTCAACGGCTGGGACGACAGCGTCGCCGCCACGCACGTGGCGGGCGAAATTCTCGAAAGCAAACTCGGCTATTCCGTCAAGCTGCAACCGGTCGAACCGGCCATCATGTGGCAGGGCGTCGCGCGCGGCGACCTCGATGCCACGCTCTCCGCCTGGCTGCCCGCCACCCACGGTGAGTACTTCGAGAAACTGAAGGACAAGGTCGTGGTGCTCGGCACCAACTATGAAGGCGCGAAGATCGGCTTGATCGTGCCGGATTACGTCGAGGCCAAAAGCATCGAGGACCTCAACAAGTACAGCAAGGCGTTCGACGGCAAGATCACCGGCATCGATGCCGGCGCCGGCGTCATGCGCCGGACCGAAGATGCCATCAAGCAATACAATCTGGACATCCGCCTGATGCCCAGCTCCGGACCAGCGATGACCACTGCGCTGACGCGCGCGGAGAAGGCACAGAAGCCGATCGTCGTCACCGGTTGGATCCCGCACTGGATGTTCGCCAAGTGGAAGCTGCGCTTCCTGGAAGATCCGAAAAAGGTCTTCGGTGACGACGAACATGTCGACACGGTCGCCAATCCGGGGCTCGCCAGCAAGGCGCCCGAAGCCGAGGCCTTCCTGAAGAAATTCAGCTGGGGCGCCGAAGAAGTTGGCGAGGTCATGCTGGCGATCCGCGACGGCGCCAAGCCGGACGATGCCGCACGCGAGTGGGTGAAGAACCACCCGGAACGCGTCGCCGGCTGGCTCGAATAA
- a CDS encoding OprD family porin, with protein sequence MHTLRWSALALAVTAASAQLAVASEQSEATGFADGGKLTLLNKNYYFARDNHAPGAAQSRREEWAHGLLLAYKSGFTQGTVGFGVDLHAGGAVKLDSGRGTSGTGLLPVDSDGRAADNFGFAGGAVKVRVSNTTLKYGDLTPTAPVFSPGTGRIFASTATGFQLTSNEIDQLTVDAGYFTSIRDRNRSLNHDGEITLVYAGAIDSETVSYLGGTYQLTDSLSATLYGSKYEDVWTQYYGNLNYALPLSEGQALSFDFNAYDTRDEGSALAGDINTTAWSLAAGYTIGAHTFTLAHQQVNGNSPMDYISMDGTNAGDSIYLANSSQWSDFNAPGEKSVQARYDLNMEAYGVPGLKLMARYIKGDIDGASVDTGGAYAYYAGDAGKGKEWERDLEAKYVVQEGDLKDLSLRVRYATARGFAGDIDELRVITEYPLDIL encoded by the coding sequence ATGCACACATTGAGATGGAGCGCCCTGGCGCTGGCCGTCACGGCCGCCTCTGCTCAACTGGCCGTGGCCAGCGAACAGTCGGAAGCCACCGGCTTCGCCGACGGCGGCAAGCTGACACTGCTGAACAAGAACTACTACTTCGCCCGCGACAACCACGCACCGGGCGCCGCCCAGAGCCGTCGGGAAGAGTGGGCCCACGGCCTGCTACTCGCCTATAAGTCCGGCTTCACCCAGGGCACCGTCGGCTTCGGCGTCGACCTGCATGCTGGTGGCGCGGTCAAGCTCGACAGCGGCCGCGGCACCAGCGGCACCGGCCTGCTGCCGGTCGATAGCGACGGCCGTGCTGCCGACAACTTCGGCTTCGCTGGCGGCGCGGTCAAGGTACGTGTCTCCAATACCACCCTGAAGTACGGGGACCTGACGCCCACCGCTCCGGTCTTCTCCCCCGGCACCGGACGCATCTTCGCCAGCACCGCCACCGGTTTTCAGCTGACCTCCAACGAGATCGACCAGCTGACCGTCGACGCGGGCTATTTCACCTCGATTCGTGACCGCAACCGCTCGCTCAACCACGACGGCGAGATCACCCTGGTCTACGCCGGTGCCATCGATTCGGAGACCGTCAGCTACCTGGGCGGCACCTACCAGCTCACCGACAGCCTCAGCGCCACCCTCTACGGCTCCAAGTACGAGGATGTCTGGACTCAGTACTACGGCAACCTGAACTACGCGCTGCCACTCTCCGAAGGTCAGGCGCTGTCGTTCGACTTCAACGCCTACGACACCCGTGACGAAGGCTCCGCCCTGGCTGGCGACATCAACACCACCGCCTGGTCGCTGGCGGCCGGCTACACGATCGGCGCGCATACCTTCACCCTCGCCCACCAGCAGGTGAACGGCAACTCGCCCATGGACTACATCAGCATGGACGGCACCAACGCCGGTGATTCCATCTACCTGGCCAACTCCTCGCAGTGGTCGGACTTCAACGCGCCGGGCGAGAAGTCCGTGCAAGCCCGCTACGACCTGAACATGGAGGCCTACGGCGTGCCGGGTCTGAAACTAATGGCCCGTTACATCAAGGGTGATATCGACGGCGCCAGCGTCGACACCGGCGGCGCCTACGCCTACTACGCGGGAGATGCCGGCAAGGGCAAGGAGTGGGAACGCGACCTCGAAGCCAAGTACGTGGTGCAGGAAGGCGACCTCAAGGACCTTTCCCTGCGGGTGCGTTACGCCACCGCACGCGGCTTCGCCGGCGACATCGACGAGCTGCGCGTGATCACCGAGTACCCGTTGGACATTCTGTAA
- a CDS encoding L-serine ammonia-lyase, giving the protein MAISVFDLFKIGIGPSSSHTVGPMLAGALFVDALRERKLLERVWRVEVRLYGSLSATGVGHGTDNAVIMGLMGERPDLIDPEQIGPRIAALRSCGQLRLAGHWPVAFDWTRDLLLLEENLPYHPNAVTFIAHGHSEVLHQDTYYSVGGGFVVNAEQAAAGQLDQDHTVLPYDFSSAVELLQLCKRHGLRVSQLMMANELAWRSEAEVRQGLLRLWEAMKQCVANGLRHEGILPGGLKVRRRAAKLHQNLMELGKPNVIGSTMSAMEWVNLFALAVNEENAAGGRMVTAPTNGAAGIIPAVLHYYMKFHPEASDDDVVDYLLAAASIGILCKKNASISGAEVGCQGEVGSACAMAAAGLAELLGATPEQLENAAEIGLEHNLGLTCDPVGGLVQVPCIERNAIAAMKAINAAQMAMRGDGEHFISLDRVIRTMRDTGADMHDKYKETSRGGLAVNAIEC; this is encoded by the coding sequence GTGGCGATCAGCGTATTCGACCTTTTCAAAATCGGCATTGGTCCGTCCAGCTCGCATACGGTTGGCCCCATGCTCGCCGGGGCGCTATTCGTCGATGCCTTGCGCGAGCGCAAGCTGCTCGAGCGGGTATGGCGTGTCGAGGTGCGCCTGTATGGCTCGCTGTCGGCCACCGGCGTCGGGCATGGCACCGACAACGCCGTGATCATGGGTCTGATGGGGGAGCGCCCGGACCTGATCGATCCCGAGCAGATCGGACCACGCATCGCAGCGCTTCGGTCCTGCGGGCAGCTGCGGCTCGCCGGCCACTGGCCGGTGGCGTTCGACTGGACGAGAGACCTGCTGCTGCTCGAGGAGAACCTGCCGTATCACCCCAACGCCGTGACCTTCATCGCGCACGGACACTCGGAAGTATTGCACCAGGACACCTACTACTCCGTTGGGGGTGGCTTCGTGGTCAATGCCGAGCAGGCCGCCGCCGGTCAGCTGGACCAGGACCACACGGTGCTGCCGTACGACTTTTCCAGCGCCGTCGAGTTGCTGCAGCTGTGCAAGCGCCACGGGCTGCGCGTCAGTCAATTGATGATGGCCAACGAGCTGGCCTGGCGCAGCGAGGCGGAGGTCCGCCAGGGGCTGTTGCGTCTGTGGGAGGCGATGAAGCAGTGTGTCGCCAATGGTCTGCGCCACGAGGGCATATTGCCCGGCGGGCTTAAGGTGCGCCGGCGGGCCGCCAAGCTGCATCAGAACCTGATGGAGCTGGGCAAGCCGAATGTCATCGGCTCGACCATGAGCGCGATGGAGTGGGTGAACCTGTTCGCCCTGGCGGTCAACGAGGAAAACGCGGCGGGTGGTCGCATGGTCACGGCACCCACCAACGGCGCGGCGGGCATCATCCCGGCTGTCCTGCACTACTACATGAAATTCCATCCGGAAGCGTCCGACGACGACGTGGTCGACTACCTGCTCGCCGCCGCGTCGATCGGCATCCTGTGCAAGAAGAACGCATCGATTTCGGGCGCCGAAGTGGGCTGCCAGGGCGAGGTGGGCTCCGCTTGCGCCATGGCCGCAGCCGGCTTGGCCGAGTTGCTCGGTGCGACGCCCGAGCAGTTGGAGAATGCCGCGGAAATCGGCCTGGAGCATAACCTGGGCCTGACCTGTGACCCGGTCGGCGGCCTGGTGCAGGTGCCCTGCATCGAACGTAATGCGATCGCCGCCATGAAGGCGATCAATGCGGCCCAGATGGCGATGCGTGGTGACGGCGAGCATTTCATCTCGCTCGACCGGGTCATCCGCACGATGCGTGACACCGGTGCCGACATGCACGACAAGTACAAGGAAACGTCCCGTGGCGGCCTGGCGGTCAATGCCATCGAGTGCTGA
- a CDS encoding choline ABC transporter substrate-binding protein, producing the protein MTNFKTITGIGLLACTLLQSAWAQEPASCEKVRFAEIGWADIAATTGVAMVLTEGLGYHPSKVMASVPIAFTGVKNKQIDAFLGYWSPSMDAVIEPFAKDNGVKVLESPNLEGAKYTLAVPTYAAEAGLKSFQDIAKFKDQLGGRIYAIEPGNDGNLLIEKMIKNDQFGLGDFRMVESSEAGMLVQVQRAIRKKEPVVFLGWAPHPMNTQYDLTYLAGGDDVFGPDFGAAKVYTVVPPDYLERCSNVGKLLQNLQFSVAMESELMQMAQERDDPQTVAKQWLKAHPDVLDQWLAGVTTQDGQDGVAAVKKFIGL; encoded by the coding sequence ATGACCAATTTCAAGACGATCACGGGTATCGGCCTGCTCGCCTGCACGCTGTTGCAAAGCGCCTGGGCACAAGAGCCGGCGAGTTGCGAGAAGGTGCGTTTCGCCGAGATCGGCTGGGCCGACATCGCCGCGACCACCGGTGTCGCGATGGTCCTGACCGAGGGCCTGGGCTACCACCCGAGCAAGGTGATGGCCTCGGTACCGATCGCCTTCACCGGCGTAAAGAACAAGCAGATCGACGCCTTTCTCGGCTATTGGTCGCCCTCGATGGACGCCGTGATCGAACCCTTCGCCAAGGACAACGGCGTCAAGGTGCTCGAGTCACCCAACCTCGAAGGCGCCAAGTACACCCTGGCGGTGCCGACCTACGCGGCCGAAGCCGGGCTGAAGAGCTTCCAGGACATCGCCAAGTTCAAGGATCAGCTGGGCGGCCGCATCTACGCGATCGAGCCGGGCAACGACGGCAACCTCTTGATCGAGAAAATGATCAAGAACGACCAGTTCGGTCTCGGTGATTTCCGCATGGTCGAATCCAGCGAGGCCGGCATGCTGGTGCAGGTGCAACGGGCGATTCGGAAGAAGGAGCCGGTGGTTTTCCTCGGCTGGGCTCCGCACCCGATGAACACCCAGTACGACCTGACCTATCTCGCCGGCGGCGATGACGTGTTCGGACCTGACTTCGGTGCCGCCAAGGTTTACACCGTGGTGCCGCCTGACTACCTGGAGCGCTGCTCGAACGTTGGAAAGCTGCTGCAGAACCTGCAATTCAGCGTCGCCATGGAAAGCGAGCTGATGCAGATGGCGCAGGAGCGGGACGATCCGCAAACCGTCGCCAAGCAATGGCTCAAGGCGCATCCGGACGTCCTCGATCAGTGGCTGGCCGGAGTCACCACTCAGGACGGTCAGGACGGCGTCGCCGCCGTCAAGAAGTTCATCGGCCTCTGA
- a CDS encoding quaternary amine ABC transporter ATP-binding protein → MQSGKIVVENLYKVFGPQEQEAIALLKQGWSKDKILAERGAVIGVSDVSFSVEEGEIFVLMGLSGSGKSTLIRLINRLIEPSAGNVFIDGQNVAKLPHSQLIDLRRRDMSMVFQSFALMPSRSVLDNAAFGLEVAGVGRKEREERAMAVLTQVGLDTFAQKFPHELSGGMQQRVGLARALAVNPSMIIMDEAFSALDPLKRREMQDVLLELQKTHRRTIIFVSHDIEEAMRIGNRIGIMEGGKLVQVGTPQELIDNPANSYVRNFFETVNTSRYLTAGQLKADSVPLYVHNGKAPDALQVCQELQAMDKHYAFIVDEDKKFRGSISLERIALLVENGKTCPLEANVLKQIEPLTEDQPLDQVIERLVDNEGPMPVVDSQGFYAGAISKGRLLTRLQED, encoded by the coding sequence ATGCAGTCTGGAAAAATCGTCGTCGAGAACCTGTACAAGGTCTTCGGCCCACAAGAACAAGAAGCCATCGCCTTGCTCAAGCAAGGCTGGAGCAAGGACAAGATTCTCGCCGAGCGCGGCGCGGTCATCGGCGTGAGTGATGTTTCGTTCAGCGTCGAAGAAGGCGAAATCTTCGTGCTGATGGGCCTGTCCGGCTCCGGCAAATCCACGCTGATACGCCTGATCAATCGCTTGATCGAGCCCAGCGCCGGAAACGTCTTCATCGATGGGCAGAACGTCGCGAAACTGCCCCACTCACAGCTCATCGACCTGCGCCGTCGCGACATGAGCATGGTCTTCCAGTCGTTTGCCCTGATGCCCTCGCGCTCGGTTCTGGACAACGCCGCCTTCGGCCTGGAAGTCGCCGGCGTCGGCCGCAAGGAACGCGAGGAGCGCGCCATGGCGGTGCTCACGCAGGTCGGCCTCGACACCTTCGCGCAGAAGTTTCCGCACGAGCTTTCCGGCGGTATGCAACAGCGGGTCGGCCTCGCCCGGGCGCTGGCCGTGAACCCCTCGATGATCATCATGGACGAAGCCTTCTCCGCGCTCGACCCGCTCAAGCGCCGCGAAATGCAGGACGTCCTGCTGGAGCTGCAGAAGACCCATCGACGCACCATCATCTTCGTCTCCCATGACATCGAGGAGGCCATGCGCATCGGCAATCGCATCGGCATCATGGAAGGCGGCAAGCTGGTTCAGGTCGGTACGCCGCAGGAATTGATCGACAACCCCGCCAACTCCTACGTGCGCAACTTCTTCGAAACCGTCAACACCAGCCGTTACCTCACCGCCGGCCAGCTCAAGGCCGACAGCGTTCCGCTCTACGTGCACAACGGCAAGGCGCCGGACGCCCTGCAGGTCTGCCAGGAACTGCAGGCGATGGACAAGCACTACGCCTTCATCGTCGACGAGGACAAGAAATTCCGCGGTTCGATCAGCCTGGAGCGCATCGCCCTGCTGGTCGAGAACGGCAAGACCTGCCCGCTCGAAGCGAACGTGTTGAAGCAGATCGAACCCCTCACCGAAGACCAGCCGCTCGATCAGGTGATCGAACGCCTGGTGGATAACGAGGGACCGATGCCCGTGGTGGACAGCCAAGGGTTCTACGCGGGCGCCATCAGTAAAGGCCGCCTTCTGACCCGCCTGCAGGAGGATTGA